CGCAGGGATCGCCTTCCGGTCGGGGCGAGGCGGGCAACGGGACGACGACGGATGCTCGATGAAACCCGACGAAGGCGGTAGAAAATAATCGGGTCAAACTGGTATCTCCAGCGTCGAACGGCCGTTTCAATTTTCAGTTCAAACAGGTGATCGAGAGCGGCGAAATCGCGCTGATGCCCACGGAATGAACGGTCTCGGGACGGGAGCCGATGAAAGTGTATGCAATTCAGATCGCGCGCCGTCAGCAGGTTTCCAGTTGTGCCAGCGGGCCCAAGCAAAAATGCTGATTGTGAGGAACCACGACTCCATGTTAAAAAGTGCATCGCACGGCTGGCGGAGCGCCACCGACGCGCAATATTAATTTTGGGAATCTTGCAAAATGGCAACAGGTACGGTGAAGTGGTTCAATGATGCAAAGGGTTTTGGTTTCATCACGCCGGATGGCGGCGGTGAAGACCTGTTCGCACATTTTTCGGAAATCCAGTCGAGCGGTTTCAAATCGCTCCAGGAAAACCAGAAAGTGACGTTTGAAGTGAAGCAGGGCCCGAAGGGCAAGCAGGCTGCGAACATCCAGCCGCAGTAACGCGTTTCCAGTATTAGAAAATGACCCTTCGGGGTCATTTTTTTTGCCACCAACGAAACCGGTTCCAATCTCGAAGTCCCCGCCCGCGGGACGCCCACCAACGGCCGGACCTGGTTCGGCTACGGCCCGCCAACGCGCTGAACGCCCCGTGACAGCGAAGGCTCGACCGCCGAAGCCTGTTCTACACGACCTCACCAGAACATTGCCCATACCAGGCGAAAACCCTGGCTCGATTCTCCTTGTCGACCGCAATGTGACTGGTATGATGACATCATGACGGCACAAGTGATGAGTAGACTGTAACGACAAAACACGACCGTCGACTGGTTTCAGGCAGTGCATAGGCGTTTAACCAGAAAGGAGACAAAACGATGAAAGCATCGAAGCGGTGGCTCGCGCTCGCGTTGGCCACCTTGGCGGTCGTCGGCGCGAGCGGCACGGCGCAGGCGGCGAATCTGATCGCCATCATTACTCCCTCACACGACAACCCGTTCTTCAAGGCCGAAGCCGACACCGCGAACGCGCGTGCGAAGGCGCTCGGCTACGACACCATCGTCCTCGTCCACGACGACGACGCGAACAAGCAATCCAATCTCGTCGATACGGCCATTGCGCGCGGCGCGAAGGCGATCATCCTCGACAACGCGGGCTCCGAGGCATCGATTGCCGCCGTCAAGAAGGCCAAGGCGGCAGGCATTCCGTCATTCCTGATCGACCGCGAAATCAACGCGACGGGCATTGCCGTGTCGCAGATCGTGTCGAACAACTATCAGGGGGCGCAGCTCGGCGGGCGCGCGTTCGTCAAGGCGCTTGGCGAGAAGGGCAACTATGTCGAGCTGGTGGGCCGCGAGGCGGACATCAATGCCGGCATCCGCTCGAAGGGCTATCACGACGTGATCGACCAGTTTTCGAGCATGAAGATGGTCGAGCGGCAGTCGGCCAACTGGAGCCAGACGGAAGCGTATCGCGTGATGGAAACGATCCTGCAGAGCCACCCGGACATCAAGGGCGTGATTGCGGGCAACGACACCATGGCGATGGGCGCATCGGCTGCGCTGAAGGCGGCGAAGCGCTCCGACGTGATCGTCGTCGGCTTTGACGGCAGCAACGACGTGCGCGACGCGATCATGCGCAACGACATTCGCGCGACCGTGCTGCAACCCGCCGCGCAGGCCGCGACGGAAGCCGTCGATCAGGCCGACAAGTACATGAAGACGGGCGCCACCGGCAAGCCGGAAAAGCAGCTGATCAACTGCTCGCTCATCACGAAGACGAACGCCGGCAAGCTCGACATGTTCGCGCTGCGCTGAAATCATCGTTCGACTCGACGGGGATGCCACGCGCATCCCCGCGCTTTGTCACCGATTCGCATCATCACCGGTCACATCAGTTTTCTCATCCGGCGTACCGTGAGGTCATCCATGAGAGGTTGCATGTACGCGGCGATCATCGTCATTGCCGCGAGCGGGGCGTTGCAAGGCTGCAAGCTGGTCAAACACGACGCACAGACATCAAAAAATTCTCGCGACGCATACGCGTCGGCTGGCTACGATCCGAACGCGATGGTCGCGTCGATGTGGAGCACGAAAATCGTGCCCGACGTCGAAAAGCGCGCGACCGACTACGCGACGTTGCGCGACGCGATCAAGGCGGACCCCGACACGGCGGGCAAGAAATACGGCTATCGCGGCAAGGACGACGGCGCGCCGTGGAATTTCCCGACGAAGCTGCACGGCACGATCGTCGAGGTCGACACGCAATCGAGCCAGGGCACCGTGGGTGTCGATATCGATGGTGACGGCAAGGCCGACGTGATCGTCGACATTGGTCCGACCGTGCTCGGCACGACGCTGCGCGACACGCTCGATTTCATCTCGTTCACGAGCTTTCGCAATCAGATCGAATACGCGCAGTTCGGCACCGCGCTGAACAGCTACGCGGCCACGCATGTGATGAAGCCGTTTCCGCGCGATGCGCTCAAGGGCAAGCCGATCACCGTGACGGGCACGTTCTCGTATGACTCATCGGCCGATCAGCCCGAGATCGTGCCGCTTGCGCTCGCGCTGGGAGGCAAGTCATGAGCGAGGCCGGCGCAGTGGACGACGTGATTCTTCATGTAGAAGGCGTGACGAAGGTCTATCCCGGCACGGTCGCGCTGAAAGAGGTGAACTTCGCGGTGCGGCGCGCGGCTGTGAACGTGCTGGTCGGCGAGAACGGCGCGGGCAAGTCGACCTTGATGAAAATCATCGCCGGTGCGGAGCAGCCGAGCACCGGACGCCTGCTTCTGGACGGCAAGCCGATCGAGCTGACGAGCAGCGCTGACGCCTTGCGGCACGGCATCGGCATCGTGTTTCAGGAGCTGAATCTGTTCCCGAATCTGACGATTGCCGAGAACGTGTTCATCGCGCACGAGATCACGCGCGCGGGCATCGATATCGATGCCGACGCGCAACGGCGCAAGGTGCGTGAACTGCTCAAGCGGCTCGAACTGGACGTGAGCCCCGATACGCTCGTCGAAGATCTGCGTATCGGCCAGCAACAATTGGTCGAGATTGCGAAGGCGCTCGCGCACGACGCGCGCGTGCTGATTCTCGACGAGCCGACTTCGGCGTTGAGCGCGGCTGAAGTGGACGTGCTGTTTCAGGTGATCGCGGACTTGAAGGCGCATGGCGTCGCCATCGTCTATATCTCGCACCGGCTCGAGGAGCTGATCCGTATCGGCGACTACATCACGGTGTTGCGCGACGGCCGCATCACCGGCAACCAGCCGATGGCGCAAGTGGACGTGCCGTGGATCGTGCGCCAGATGGTCGGCCGCGACACCAAAGATTTCTCGCGCCCGATCGGCCACGCGCGCGGCGCGCAAGTGCTGACGGTACGCGACGTGTCGCTGCCGCGCAAAGGCAGCGGCTTGCTGGTCGATCACGTGTCGCTGTCGCTGCATGCGGGCGAGATCGTCGGCATTTACGGGTTGATGGGCGCCGGGCGCTCTGAACTGTTCGAATGCATTCTTGGCTGTCATCCGCATGCGACGGGCGAGATCGTGCTGGACGGCAAGCCGCTTGCGGGCAAGCCGATCGCGCGCCGCGTCGCGCAAGGTCTCGCGTTGATTCCCGAGGACCGCAAGGCCGATGCGCTGCTGCCGATTCTCTCGATCGGCGAGAACATGACGCTGTCCAGCCTCGCGGAATTCGCGCGTGTTTTCCATATCAGCACGCAGCGCGAGCAGCGCTCGATCACGCAATACATCCGCGATCTCGCGATCAAGGTCGCCGACTGGCGGCTGCCCGTCAGTTCGCTGTCGGGCGGCAACCAGCAGAAGGTGATCATCGCGCGTGCGTTGATGACCACGCCGAAAGTGCTGCTGATGGACGAACCGAGCCGCGGCATCGACGTCGGCGCGAAGGCTGACATCTTCAAGGTGATGCGCGATCTCGCCGTGAAGGGACTCGGCATTCTGTTCGTGACGTCGGATCTCGAAGAAGTGATGGCGCTGTCCGACCGCATTCTGGTGATGTCGAACGGACGCGTGACCGCCGAATTCGACGCATCCGAAGCGACGCAAGACGCACTCGTCGCGGCGTCCGCGATCGGACACCGCACGGCATCAACCGAACAACGCGCCGCGGCATGACGCGGCGTGTCTCAAAGCAAATCCAGCAACACCCTGGAGATTATTCATGACGATGGCTATCAAGGGCGAAGCACCGGGCGCGAGCATCGGCGAAGCACCGCTTCTGCTGCTGCTCAAGCTGCGCACGTTCATCGCGCTGTTTGCCGTTGCGATCTTTTTCTCGTTCGCGGCGCATAACTTTCTGAGCATCGAAAACCTGCTGATCATGTCGCGGCACGTCGCGCTGAATGCGTTTCTCGCGATCGGCATGACGTTCGTGATCGTCGCGGGCGGCATCGATCTGTCCGTCGGCTCGATCGTCGGGTTGTCCGGTATGGTCGCGGGCGGGCTGATCCTGCACGGCATTCCACTCGGCGACGAGTACACGCTGTATCTGAGCGTGCCGGAAACGATCGTGGTTGCGCTGCTGGCGGGCGTTGCCGTCGGCGCGGTCAACGGGCTGCTGATCACGCGCCTGAACGTCGCGCCGTTCATCGCGACGCTCGGCACCTTGTATATCGCGCGCGGCGCGGCGTTGCTGTCGTCGGGCGGCGAGACGTTTCCGAACCTCACGGGTAATCCCGATTACGGCACGACGGGTTTTCCCTTGCTCGGCAGCGCGACGATACTCGGCATTCCGTTGACGATCTGGCTGCTGGTCGTGGTCGGTGCGATTGCCGCGTATATTGCGGGCCGCACGCCGCTTGGGCGGCAGATTTACGCAATCGGCAGCAACGAGCGCGCGGCGCAACTGTCCGGTGTGCGCGTGAACCGCGTGAAGATGTTCGTCTACATGTTCTCGGGGCTGTGCGCGGCGATTGTCGGGCTGATCATCTCGTCGGAACTGGTCGCGTCGCATCCGATGAGCGGCGAGACCTTCGAGCTGAATGCCATCGCGGCGGCCGTGCTCGGTGGCACGTCGATGTCGGGCGGGCGCGGCAAGATCGGCGGCACGATCATCGGCGCGTTCGTGATCGGCATTCTGTCCGATGGGCTCGTGATGATGGGCGTCAGCGCGTTCTGGCAGACGGTCATCAAGGGCGTCGTGATCGTGGCCGCTGTCGTGGTCGATCAGATCCAGCGCCGCGTGCAGCAACGCTTCGCGTTGCAGAAGCAGGCCGCGACGGGAGCGTGAACGATGAGTGAATCGACGCTTCGTGGGCGCGAACCATTCGATGGCGCCTTGATCGGTTGCGGGTTCTTCGCGCGCAATCATCTGCATGCGTGGCGCGATGTCTCTGGCGCAAACATCGTCGCGCTGTGCGATGCAGATGAAGCGCGTCTGACTGCCGCCGGTCGCGAGTTCGGCATCGAGCGCCTTTACACCGATGCCGCTGCAATGCTGCGCGAAGAACGGCTGGATTTCGTCGATATCGCGACGACGGTCGCGAGTCATCGCGCGCTGGTCGAACTGGCGGCCACCTCGGGCGTCGCGACGATTTGCCAGAAGCCGTTCGCCCGCACGCTCGACGACGCTTACGCGATGGTCGCCGCATGCGACGAAGCGAACGTGCCGCTGATGGTACATGAGAACTTCCGCTGGCAAAGCGCGATTCAGGCTGTCGGCGCGGCGTTGCAAGCGGGCGCGATCGGCAGGCCGTTCTGGGGTCGCGTGTCGTTTCGTTCGGCATTCGACGTGTTCAGCGGCCAGCCTTATCTGGCAGAAGGCGAGCGCTTTATCGTCGAAGACCTGGGCATTCATGTGCTCGATATCGCGCGCTTTCTGTTCGGCGACGCGACGCGTGTGACGGCCAGCATGTCGCGCGTCAATCCCGCGATCAAGGGCGAAGACGTCGCGACGATCATGCTGTGTCATGAAAGCGGTGTGAACAGCATCGTCGATTGCAGCTACGCGACGCGGCTGCCGCACGAACTGTTTCCGCAGACGCTGATCGAGGTCGACGGCTCGGCCGGCACGTTACGGCTCATGGCGGATTACCAGTTGCAGATTCACACCGCTGCGGGCACCGAATTGCGCGACGCGACGCCGCCCGCGCTGTCGTGGTCCAGCGCGCCGTGGGAAGCGATTCAGGGCAGCGTGCTGAACATCCAGTCGCACTGGATCGATTGCCTGCGCAGCGGGCGCGAGCCGGCGACGAGCGGTCGCGACAATCTGCGCACGCTCGCGCTCGTCGAAGCGACGTATCTGTCCGCGCGCGAAGGGCGCAGCGTGGATCTGCGCGAGCTGGAGCGAGCCTCGTCGCGCGGGGATGCCGGGCTTCGGCAGGTCGCGCGATGAGCGGCGATCTGGCGCAAACCTACTACGGCACGAGTCAGCCTGTCGATCAGGCGCGGCGTCTGCAAGCGGGGCCGTGGTCCGCGCTGCTGATCGATGGCGCGCTGCACGACATCCGCTATCGCGACGTCGAAGTGATCCGCGCGGTTGCATTCCTGGTGCGGGACAAGGATTGGGGAACCTGTCGCCCCACGCTGAGCGGCATCGAGATCGACGAGAACGAGAACGGATTTCGTGTGGCGTACCGCGCGCAATGCACGAATCCCGATGGACATGCGCTGAGCTACGCGTTGTCGATCGATTGCATGGGGCGCGACGTGTTGGCGTTCAGCGCAACCGTGACTGCGCATGATGCCTTCCTCACGGCACGCTGCGGCTTCTGCGTGCTGCATCCGCTGGAGGGCGTGGCGGGCGCCCCGGCACGCGTCGAGCACGGTGACGGCACGCGCGAAAGCGCGGCGTTTCCTGCGCTGATCGATCCGTGGCAGCCCTTCAAGGACATCTGCTCGATCGAACATGACATGCCGTGCGGCCTCACCGTGTACTGTTCGTTCACGGGCGATGTGTTCGAAATGGAAGACCAGCGCAACTGGTCGGATGCGTCGTTCAAGACCTATTCGCGGCCACTGGAATTGCCGTGGCCTTTCACGCTCGACGCAGGCGCGACGATGACGCAGACAGTGACGCTTGATGTCGAAGAGCAGGCATTGGCTCGTCCTGATCCGCACGTATCGACGCAAGCGCACCTTCAAACGCTCACACTCGATCTGAACGAACGCGTGGACGAACGAATGCCCGCGCTCGGCATTGCAATCGCAGCCGACGAAGTCGACGCCGCGCTCGATCACCGGGCGTTGCTGGCTGAACTCTCGCCGCATCAACTGACGCTGAGCTTCGATCCGACGGCAGGCCACGGCTTGCATGAGCTTGAACGCTTCGCGACGTTGCAGCGCGAAAGCGGTATTCGCTGCGTGCTCGAATACGCGCTGCCCGGCGTCGATGCGCCGCGCGCGGAACTCGATGCGCTTGCCTCGCTGGTCGCGTTGTCCGGCATCGAGTTGACGGGGATCGTCGTCAGTCCGTCGGTGCATCGGCAGTCGAATCCGCCCGGCAGCGTCAGCCCGCCATGTCCCGCGCTTGACGAGGTGTATCGGGAAGCCCGCCGCGCGTTTCCGGGCTTGCGCATCGGCGGCGGCATGCTCAGCTATTTCACCGAACTCAATCGCAAGCGTCCGCCGCTCGAACTTGTCGACTGGACGACGCACGCGACCTGTCCGATCGTCCACGCCGCTGACGATCGCAGCGTGATGCAGACGCTGGAAGCCATACCGCACATCACGCGCTCATGTCGCGCGCTGATCGGCGCGCAGCCGTATGCCATCGGCCCGGTGTCGATCGGGATGCGTCAGAACCCGTACGGGTCACGCGTGATGCCGAATCCGCACGGCGAGCGCATCGCGATGGCCGCCTGCGATCCACGCCAGCGCGCGCTGTTCGGCGGCGCGTGGCTGGCCGGTTACGCAGCCGCGCTCGCGGGCGCGCGCGTCGACACGTTGACGCTTGGCGCGTTGACAGGCGCGCGCGGACTCGCCGACGTGAGCAATGGCGTGCGCCGCTATCCGATGTTCGATGTGGCGAAGGCGCTGGCCGGCATGGCGGGCGCGACGCGGCTCACATGCGCGGGCGTGAATCCGCGCGAAATCGCGTGCGTGGCGGCGCGCGACGCGCAGGGGCAAGCGCATCTCATCGTCGCCAATCTGACCGGCTCCACGCGCGCCGCGCGGCTCGATCTGCGTGGCCTGACATCGGGCGGGTTGCGCGCGGTGATGATCGACGAAGCGTCGCTGCGGAGCAAAGTCGGCATGTCGCGCGCGGCGTCATTCAGGCTGCGTCCGTTTGCCTGTCTGATCGCGACGACGGTAACGAGCGACGCCGCCGCCGCGCGCCCATAACGAAGGCGCGCCGACGCGCCAATGAACTGCTGAAAGGTGTTGGTAGTAAACCCAGTGCCGCTTTTTTAATCTTGATGGTCTACTCATCACACCAGCACAGCACATGAGTGATCTGTGCAATAGCGCAGAGCCGCGAGACCCATCGGAGGAGACGCAATGCAAACTGCCCCGCACGCCGAACAGGCAAGCCCGAGCCAACTTGAGCGCTCGACCATCCGCAAGGTTTCGCTGCGCCTCGTGCCGTTCGTCGCGCTGATGTTTTTCATCAACTTCCTCGACCGCACGGCGATCTCGTTCGCTGGCCCGAACGGCATGACGAAGGATCTGGGGCTGGACGCCGCGCAGTTCGGTTTCGCGGCAGGCGTGTTTTTCATCGGCTACATCTTTCTCGAAGTGCCGAGCAACCTCGCGTTGCACAAGTTCGGCGCGCGCCGCTGGCTCGCGCGGATCATGGTGACGTGGGGCATCGTCGCGCTGCTCTTCACGTGGGTGAGCAGCGTGCCGGGGCTGTATGGGTTGCGCTTTCTGCTGGGCGTGGCGGAAGCGGGCTTCTTTCCCGGTGCGATCCTGTTCCTGAGCATGTGGGTGCCGCAGCGCCATCGCAGCCACATCCTCGCGCTGTTCTATCTGGCGCAGCCGCTGACCATCGTGATCGGCGCGCCGTTCGCCGCGTTGCTGATCGAAGCGCATGGGCTGTTCGGCCTGGCCGGCTGGCGCGTGATGTTCCTCGGCGTCGCGATTCCTGCGATCGTCGTCGGCATCGTCGCGTGGTTCTATCTGAGCGACCGGCCGTCGCAGGCGCGTTGGCTCACTGCCAGCGAACAGGCGTGGCTCACCGCGGAACTCGAAGCCGAGCAGCGCCAGCGCGCAGCCGGTTCGTCGCAGCATCGCCACCACGCAGGCGCCGCATTGACGAGCGGCCGCGTCTGGCTGTTCTCGCTGATGTATTTCGGCCTGATCTACGGTCTCTATGCGCTCGCGTTTTTCCTGCCGACCATCATCGGCGGCTTCCA
The Paraburkholderia terrae genome window above contains:
- a CDS encoding Gfo/Idh/MocA family protein codes for the protein MSESTLRGREPFDGALIGCGFFARNHLHAWRDVSGANIVALCDADEARLTAAGREFGIERLYTDAAAMLREERLDFVDIATTVASHRALVELAATSGVATICQKPFARTLDDAYAMVAACDEANVPLMVHENFRWQSAIQAVGAALQAGAIGRPFWGRVSFRSAFDVFSGQPYLAEGERFIVEDLGIHVLDIARFLFGDATRVTASMSRVNPAIKGEDVATIMLCHESGVNSIVDCSYATRLPHELFPQTLIEVDGSAGTLRLMADYQLQIHTAAGTELRDATPPALSWSSAPWEAIQGSVLNIQSHWIDCLRSGREPATSGRDNLRTLALVEATYLSAREGRSVDLRELERASSRGDAGLRQVAR
- a CDS encoding MFS transporter, which produces MQTAPHAEQASPSQLERSTIRKVSLRLVPFVALMFFINFLDRTAISFAGPNGMTKDLGLDAAQFGFAAGVFFIGYIFLEVPSNLALHKFGARRWLARIMVTWGIVALLFTWVSSVPGLYGLRFLLGVAEAGFFPGAILFLSMWVPQRHRSHILALFYLAQPLTIVIGAPFAALLIEAHGLFGLAGWRVMFLGVAIPAIVVGIVAWFYLSDRPSQARWLTASEQAWLTAELEAEQRQRAAGSSQHRHHAGAALTSGRVWLFSLMYFGLIYGLYALAFFLPTIIGGFQAQFGSQFNVFQKGLITAIPYLPAAIVLFLWSRNATKHGVRAWHIGIPALVGALSIPLALFMKSPTTAIAVITITACAIFSALPNFWALPARFLSGAAAAAGIALINTVGNLAGFVAPYVTGALKDATGSYHAPMFVVGAFMLMSAVLAFAFCGERRPRPQDEHAAVALDPRAG
- a CDS encoding ABC transporter permease — encoded protein: MTMAIKGEAPGASIGEAPLLLLLKLRTFIALFAVAIFFSFAAHNFLSIENLLIMSRHVALNAFLAIGMTFVIVAGGIDLSVGSIVGLSGMVAGGLILHGIPLGDEYTLYLSVPETIVVALLAGVAVGAVNGLLITRLNVAPFIATLGTLYIARGAALLSSGGETFPNLTGNPDYGTTGFPLLGSATILGIPLTIWLLVVVGAIAAYIAGRTPLGRQIYAIGSNERAAQLSGVRVNRVKMFVYMFSGLCAAIVGLIISSELVASHPMSGETFELNAIAAAVLGGTSMSGGRGKIGGTIIGAFVIGILSDGLVMMGVSAFWQTVIKGVVIVAAVVVDQIQRRVQQRFALQKQAATGA
- the apnL gene encoding D-apionate lactonase, translated to MSGDLAQTYYGTSQPVDQARRLQAGPWSALLIDGALHDIRYRDVEVIRAVAFLVRDKDWGTCRPTLSGIEIDENENGFRVAYRAQCTNPDGHALSYALSIDCMGRDVLAFSATVTAHDAFLTARCGFCVLHPLEGVAGAPARVEHGDGTRESAAFPALIDPWQPFKDICSIEHDMPCGLTVYCSFTGDVFEMEDQRNWSDASFKTYSRPLELPWPFTLDAGATMTQTVTLDVEEQALARPDPHVSTQAHLQTLTLDLNERVDERMPALGIAIAADEVDAALDHRALLAELSPHQLTLSFDPTAGHGLHELERFATLQRESGIRCVLEYALPGVDAPRAELDALASLVALSGIELTGIVVSPSVHRQSNPPGSVSPPCPALDEVYREARRAFPGLRIGGGMLSYFTELNRKRPPLELVDWTTHATCPIVHAADDRSVMQTLEAIPHITRSCRALIGAQPYAIGPVSIGMRQNPYGSRVMPNPHGERIAMAACDPRQRALFGGAWLAGYAAALAGARVDTLTLGALTGARGLADVSNGVRRYPMFDVAKALAGMAGATRLTCAGVNPREIACVAARDAQGQAHLIVANLTGSTRAARLDLRGLTSGGLRAVMIDEASLRSKVGMSRAASFRLRPFACLIATTVTSDAAAARP
- a CDS encoding D-ribose ABC transporter substrate-binding protein, translating into MKASKRWLALALATLAVVGASGTAQAANLIAIITPSHDNPFFKAEADTANARAKALGYDTIVLVHDDDANKQSNLVDTAIARGAKAIILDNAGSEASIAAVKKAKAAGIPSFLIDREINATGIAVSQIVSNNYQGAQLGGRAFVKALGEKGNYVELVGREADINAGIRSKGYHDVIDQFSSMKMVERQSANWSQTEAYRVMETILQSHPDIKGVIAGNDTMAMGASAALKAAKRSDVIVVGFDGSNDVRDAIMRNDIRATVLQPAAQAATEAVDQADKYMKTGATGKPEKQLINCSLITKTNAGKLDMFALR
- a CDS encoding cold-shock protein, with the protein product MATGTVKWFNDAKGFGFITPDGGGEDLFAHFSEIQSSGFKSLQENQKVTFEVKQGPKGKQAANIQPQ
- a CDS encoding sugar ABC transporter ATP-binding protein; this translates as MSEAGAVDDVILHVEGVTKVYPGTVALKEVNFAVRRAAVNVLVGENGAGKSTLMKIIAGAEQPSTGRLLLDGKPIELTSSADALRHGIGIVFQELNLFPNLTIAENVFIAHEITRAGIDIDADAQRRKVRELLKRLELDVSPDTLVEDLRIGQQQLVEIAKALAHDARVLILDEPTSALSAAEVDVLFQVIADLKAHGVAIVYISHRLEELIRIGDYITVLRDGRITGNQPMAQVDVPWIVRQMVGRDTKDFSRPIGHARGAQVLTVRDVSLPRKGSGLLVDHVSLSLHAGEIVGIYGLMGAGRSELFECILGCHPHATGEIVLDGKPLAGKPIARRVAQGLALIPEDRKADALLPILSIGENMTLSSLAEFARVFHISTQREQRSITQYIRDLAIKVADWRLPVSSLSGGNQQKVIIARALMTTPKVLLMDEPSRGIDVGAKADIFKVMRDLAVKGLGILFVTSDLEEVMALSDRILVMSNGRVTAEFDASEATQDALVAASAIGHRTASTEQRAAA
- a CDS encoding DUF2291 family protein — protein: MYAAIIVIAASGALQGCKLVKHDAQTSKNSRDAYASAGYDPNAMVASMWSTKIVPDVEKRATDYATLRDAIKADPDTAGKKYGYRGKDDGAPWNFPTKLHGTIVEVDTQSSQGTVGVDIDGDGKADVIVDIGPTVLGTTLRDTLDFISFTSFRNQIEYAQFGTALNSYAATHVMKPFPRDALKGKPITVTGTFSYDSSADQPEIVPLALALGGKS